From a single Kingella potus genomic region:
- a CDS encoding integrase core domain-containing protein, protein MNIHKNTRLVPHDRQAIWLAYTQNKESVTSLAQRFMVSRTTIYRVLKAARVQLLVPQNSTNNRFKQAYYGMRRLAKVERAIQERLKKQAKRYNKSYPGEMVHVDTKRLPLLKGQRVSDKRDYLFVAIDDFSRELYAAILPDKTANSAAVFLNEHVIKPCPYLIECIYSDNGSEYKGAANHAFGVACFENGINQKFTRPARPQTNGKAERVIRTIMEMWHDKQQFDSPSHRQKELCRFVNFYNTVKPHSSLKGDTPFEVLQAYFSQPVV, encoded by the coding sequence ATGAACATCCACAAAAACACCCGCCTCGTCCCACACGACCGCCAAGCCATCTGGCTCGCCTACACACAGAACAAAGAAAGCGTTACTTCATTAGCACAACGCTTTATGGTCAGCCGTACCACCATCTATCGTGTGCTCAAAGCCGCACGAGTCCAATTACTTGTGCCGCAGAACAGCACCAACAATCGCTTCAAGCAGGCCTATTACGGAATGCGCCGTTTAGCCAAAGTGGAACGCGCCATCCAAGAGAGGCTTAAAAAACAAGCCAAACGCTACAACAAGTCTTATCCCGGCGAGATGGTTCATGTAGACACCAAACGCCTGCCGTTGCTCAAAGGGCAGAGAGTTAGCGACAAACGCGATTACCTGTTTGTTGCCATTGATGACTTCTCACGAGAGCTATACGCGGCTATCTTGCCCGACAAAACGGCAAACAGTGCCGCCGTGTTTCTTAATGAACACGTTATCAAACCCTGTCCGTATCTAATTGAATGCATCTATTCGGACAACGGCAGCGAGTACAAAGGTGCAGCCAATCATGCGTTTGGCGTTGCCTGTTTTGAGAACGGCATCAATCAGAAGTTTACCCGTCCTGCCCGTCCGCAGACCAACGGCAAAGCCGAAAGGGTAATACGGACGATTATGGAGATGTGGCACGACAAACAGCAGTTTGACAGCCCTAGTCATCGGCAGAAAGAGCTGTGCCGCTTTGTGAATTTCTACAATACCGTGAAGCCGCACAGCAGCCTGAAAGGGGATACGCCTTTTGAGGTGTTGCAGGCTTATTTTTCCCAACCTGTTGTGTAA
- a CDS encoding NUDIX domain-containing protein — protein sequence MNAKDTRQLIEVVAGIVSNDAGEYLLSSRPEGKPYAGYWEFAGGKSEAGETPFAALQREFAEELDIRICHALPWLVKTHSYEHARVRLRFFRVPADGWTGSIQAREGQQWAWQKAGAFTVSPMLPANGALLKALSVPTELEGRLKDGFRGANGAGIYRVIPLARAGADDKNLLLTADEYRARSSILPAADSLWLAVDTAQEFARVQDAADVAVWRVTDTAAAHSVLDVLQNGVSVPLVVSATPALAAQFRTAWLEAGAQAVAEGESGLEN from the coding sequence ATGAACGCAAAAGACACCCGCCAACTGATTGAAGTCGTTGCCGGCATCGTCTCGAACGATGCCGGCGAATATCTCCTCTCCTCCCGTCCCGAGGGAAAACCCTACGCGGGCTACTGGGAGTTTGCCGGCGGCAAGAGCGAGGCGGGCGAAACCCCGTTTGCCGCCCTGCAGCGCGAGTTTGCCGAAGAGCTGGACATCCGCATCTGCCACGCCCTGCCCTGGCTGGTGAAAACCCATTCTTACGAACACGCCCGTGTGCGCCTGCGCTTTTTCCGCGTACCCGCAGACGGCTGGACGGGCAGCATACAGGCTAGGGAAGGCCAGCAATGGGCATGGCAGAAGGCAGGAGCATTTACCGTTTCCCCCATGCTGCCTGCCAACGGCGCACTACTCAAAGCCCTGTCCGTCCCCACGGAGCTTGAAGGCCGTCTGAAAGACGGCTTTCGCGGCGCAAATGGCGCAGGCATATACCGCGTCATACCGCTCGCCCGCGCCGGTGCAGACGACAAAAATCTGCTGCTCACGGCAGACGAATACCGCGCCCGCAGCAGCATCCTGCCTGCCGCCGACAGCCTGTGGCTGGCCGTGGATACCGCGCAAGAGTTCGCCCGCGTACAGGATGCCGCCGATGTCGCCGTTTGGCGTGTTACCGATACCGCCGCCGCGCACAGCGTGCTGGATGTATTGCAAAATGGTGTCTCCGTCCCGCTGGTTGTTTCCGCCACGCCCGCCCTTGCCGCGCAATTCCGCACAGCCTGGCTCGAAGCCGGAGCGCAGGCGGTGGCGGAAGGCGAAAGCGGGTTGGAAAACTGA
- a CDS encoding PFL family protein gives MPQFQSAEILETVRMVADQNFDVRTLTIGIDLHDCISPDLDTLNQNIFNKITRVGKDLVSTAQFLSAKYGVPIVNQRISVTPIAQIAAATGADSYVSIAQTLDKAAKAIGVSFIGGFSALVQKGISPSAQTLIRSIPEAMRTTDIVCSSVAIGSTRAGINMDAVRLMGETIKHTADTTPEGFGCAKIVVFCNAVDDNPFMAGAFHGAGEGDVMLNVGVSGPGVVQAALENCPADADLTAIAETVKKTAFKITRVGELIGQEAAKRLGIPFGILDLSLAPTPAVGDSVARILEAMGLSVCGTHGTTAALALLNDAVKKGGMMASSAVGGLSGAFIPVSEDEGMIAAAESGVLTLDKLEAMTAVCSVGLDMVAVPGHTSAAAISGIIADEAAIGMINSKTTAVRIIPVPGKDVGESVEFGGLLGYAPIMPVKDGSCEVFVKRGGRIPAPVQALKN, from the coding sequence CCATCGGCATCGACCTGCACGACTGCATCTCACCCGATCTCGACACGCTCAACCAAAATATCTTCAACAAAATCACCCGCGTCGGCAAAGACTTGGTATCCACCGCGCAATTTTTGTCGGCCAAATACGGCGTGCCGATTGTCAACCAGCGCATCTCGGTAACGCCGATTGCCCAAATCGCCGCAGCCACAGGCGCAGACAGCTATGTTTCCATCGCCCAAACACTCGACAAAGCCGCCAAAGCCATCGGCGTGTCGTTTATCGGCGGCTTTTCCGCGCTGGTGCAAAAAGGCATCTCTCCCTCGGCGCAAACTCTGATCCGCTCGATACCCGAAGCGATGCGCACCACCGACATCGTGTGCAGCTCGGTAGCCATCGGCAGCACCCGTGCCGGCATCAATATGGACGCGGTGCGGCTGATGGGCGAAACCATCAAGCACACCGCCGACACCACGCCCGAAGGCTTCGGCTGCGCCAAAATCGTCGTGTTTTGCAACGCAGTGGACGACAACCCGTTTATGGCCGGCGCGTTCCACGGCGCGGGCGAAGGCGATGTGATGCTCAATGTCGGCGTATCCGGCCCGGGCGTGGTGCAGGCTGCTTTGGAAAACTGCCCGGCCGACGCAGATTTGACCGCCATCGCCGAAACCGTGAAAAAAACCGCGTTTAAAATCACCCGTGTCGGCGAACTCATCGGCCAGGAAGCAGCCAAACGGCTGGGCATTCCCTTCGGCATCTTAGACTTGTCGCTCGCACCCACACCCGCCGTCGGCGATTCGGTTGCCCGCATTTTGGAAGCGATGGGCTTGAGCGTATGCGGCACACACGGCACCACAGCCGCACTCGCACTCTTAAACGACGCAGTGAAAAAAGGCGGCATGATGGCCAGCAGCGCGGTGGGCGGCCTCTCCGGCGCATTCATCCCCGTATCCGAAGACGAAGGCATGATTGCCGCCGCAGAATCGGGCGTGCTCACGCTGGACAAACTCGAAGCCATGACCGCCGTCTGCTCCGTCGGCCTCGACATGGTTGCCGTACCCGGCCACACCTCCGCCGCCGCCATCAGCGGCATCATCGCCGACGAAGCGGCCATCGGCATGATCAACAGCAAAACCACCGCCGTGCGCATCATTCCCGTACCCGGCAAAGACGTGGGCGAAAGCGTCGAATTTGGCGGATTGCTCGGCTACGCGCCCATCATGCCGGTGAAAGACGGCTCGTGTGAAGTCTTCGTCAAACGCGGCGGACGCATTCCCGCGCCGGTGCAGGCCTTGAAAAACTAA